The Cryptosporangium minutisporangium nucleotide sequence AGAGCGGAATCAGGCATGGCGGTTCGCCTCGCTGTGGGTCCACCGATGGTGCGGCCAACTCGGACGCTCGCCGCAGGCGGTGCAGTTCACGGCGCCGCCGCAGCGCGGGCACCACGCGTTGATGCTGCGCAGGTACCAGCCGGACGCCACGCCAGCGAGCAGACCCGCCAGTGCGACCAGGACGAGGAGGACAGCCAGCCCACTCACCTCCTTCAGACGCGCGACTCCGGATCTGTGAAACACAGATTATGAAGCTCTGCTCGTTGGGGCAACACCCTGCCGAGACATCGCCGAGAATTTGTGTCGCTATTACCCCCAGGCGGGAGCGAGCGTGTTTCGCGGCGCGAATTGCCGCAGACCGCGGCAGATCGCTGCTTATTCGGCCCCGATCAACCGATCGAATGCCGAGATCGATCGTGCGCGTGAATTCAACGAGAAAATGCACGCGGCGACACCGAATCAACAGTGCCGCCGCGCTCGTGAAGAGAAAGTGCTCAACCGGTCAGAGGTCGTACCGGCCCGCTTTCACGTCGTCCAGGAACGCGGCGAACGCGCTGCGGCTGACGACGTGAGCGCCCCCCTCGGGCCGCTTGCTGTCGCGTACTGCCGCCACTTCGGGCAGGTTGGGGGCCACTTCGACGCAGCCCGTGTTGGCGCCGGTGCTTCTTTTGGCTTTCCGCCAGTGTGCGTCGGACAGGTCGGTCACTCGATCGTTCCGCTGGTGCTGTTTGCCGCTCATGAACGTCACCGCGCCTTCCTTCTTGACACGTATCACAATCCACCATACGCCTGTTCAATCTGTGATTCACAGGCGCGTGCGCAAATAGCTATCTAGTGTGAATTGACAGCCGAATCCCGGCACGCCGCCCCGATGTTCGCCCCGTATCCCTCTCTGCCGCCTGCGTCGACGTGCCTACGACGACGCATGACGGACACGGCACCGGGTACGCAGGAACCGGACAAATCGAAGGGGGCGCAACCATGCACGGGGACGACATCCATGCCCTGGCAGCGCCGCTGGGCGACGCGGGCGACTTCGACCCGCTGCTCGATCGGATCGGGGACGCCCGGGTGGTGATGCTCGGCGAGGCCAGTCACGGCACCCACGACTTCTACCGGTGGCGCGCGGAGCTGACCCGGCGACTGATCGACGAACACGGGTTCTCGTTCGTCGCCGTGGAGGGGGACTGGCCGGACTGCGACCGGATCGACCGAGCGGTGCGCTGCCGCCCGGGTGGCGGTGACCCCCGGGACGCCCTGAAGGCGTTCGACCGGTGGCCGACCTGGATGTGGGCGAACGAAGAGGTCTCCGACTTCGTGATCTGGCTGCGGGACTGGAACCTCCGCCACGCCATGGCCGATCTCTGCCCGACCACGCCGCCGGAGCCCTTCTCCGGAACGACGGCCCCGGAGCCTTTCTCGACAACGGCGCTGGAGCCCGCCCGGGACGAGGCTGGCGTCCCCGCGCGAGGCCGCCGCGACCTGTCTGTTGTCTCAAGGCCTCGCGCTCGCCTGTCAGCCTCGCCCCCTGGGCGGGCCGTGCACCCCGTGGGGTTTCATGGGTTGGATGTGTACAGCCTCTGGGAATCGCTCGCCGAGATCCTGGGCTACCTGCGCGAACACGATCCGGACGGCGTTCCGGCCGCGCTCGCCGCGTTGCGCTGTCTGGACCCGTACGCGCGGGACCCACAGCGCTACGCGTTCGCGACCGTCATGGGCTCCACCTGCGCTCCGGCCCTCGTCGAGCTGCTCATGACGGTCCGGCAACGCGCCACCGCGGGCGACTCGTCCGCGGCCGGTGACGTCGTCGCGGCCGCCGACCCGTTCCGTGCCTTCGCCGCCAGGCAGAACGCCGAAGCCGCGGTCGGAGCGGAAAATTACTACCGCGAGATGGTGGGCAACGGGCCGGACTCGTGGAACGTCCGCGACATCCATATGGTCAACACGCTCGAGCGGCTCCTCCAGTACTACGGGCCGTCTTCGAAGGCCATCGTGTGGGCGCACAACACCCACATCGGGGACGCGCGGGCCACCGACATGGCCGACGCCGGCATGGTCAACCTCGGCCAGCTCGGCCGGGAGCGCTGGGGCGCCGACGCGGTCGCACTGGTCGGCTTCGGCTGCCACCGTGGCGAGGTGCTCGCCGGCCCCGCCTGGGGCGACCTGGTCGAGGTGATGCCGGTGCCACCGGCGCGGGCCGGTTCCCTGGAGGCGGTACTGCAGGCGACGTTGCCGGAGCCCGCGCTGTTCGTGTTCCCGCCGGGCGTATACGCGTCCGGCCACACCGGTGCGCGACCGGCCTGGATCGCCGACGTCCTGCCGCACCGGGCGATCGGCGTCGTGTACCGGCCGTCGCGGGAGTCGTACGGCAACTACGTACCGACCCGACTGGGGGACCGGTACGACGCGTTCGTCTGGCTCCCGGAGACGACCGCGCTGCGGCCGCTCGAAGCGACCCCGGTCGGCGGCGAGCTGCAGACGTTCCCAGCTGGCGTCTGACCTCCCGCTCGGAGGCGCCTCCCCAGCGTCCGCGGCGCCGCCGACGGGTCGCCGGGAAACCACCTGTGGCGGGCCGCTGACGGGCGATCTTCGGGAAGTCCGGCTCGCCGGGCTGCGGGCGCGGGCACCGGCGGGCGTCCGCCATGGGGAGAGCCGCACGCAGGGCGCGGGCACCGGGTGCCCCTGCGGTGGGAACTACGCTGACGCGGTGAGCGCCACGTTGGTCGTCAAGGACCTCTCCGCCGGGCACGGCGATCGAACCCTGTTCTCCGGTCTCGATCTGGTGGTCGCCCCGGGCGACGTGATCGGCGTCGTCGGGGCCAACGGCGCAGGCAAGTCGACGCTCCTGCGGCTACTGGCGGGTCTGGACAGCCCGGAGACGGGGATGGTCCGCCGTACTCCGGTCAGCGCGACCGTCGGGTATCTCCCGCAGGAGTCCGAGCGACGTCCCGGCGAGACCGTCCGGGACTTCCTCGACCGACGGACCGGCGTCGCCGCCGCCCAGGCCGCCCTGGACGCCGCCACCGAAGCGCTCGGCGCGGAGGCGCCGGGCGCCGACGACGCCTACGCCGACGCGTTCGACCGCTGGCTCGCACTGGGCGGCGCCGACCTCGCCGAGCGCGCCGAGACCGTGGCCGACGACCTGGGCCTCTCGATCGACCTGGACGCCCCGATGACCGGCCTCTCCGGCGGGCAGGCCGCCCGGGCGGCACTTGCGTCGCTGCTGCTCAGCCGGTACGACGTCGTGCTGCTCGACGAGCCGACCAACGACCTCGACCTCGCGGGCCTGGACCGGCTGGAGCGGTTCGTCACCGGCCTGCGCACCGGCACCGTGCTGGTCAGCCACGACCGCGAGTTCCTGGCGCGCACGGTGACCGCCGTGGTGGAGCTCGACTACGCCCAGCAGCAGATCAACACGTACGGCGGTGGCTACGCCGCCTACCTGGAAGAGCGCGAGGTCGCCCGGCGGCACGCCCGGGAGGCCTTCGACGAGTACGCCGATACCCGGGCGGCGCTGGTGGAGCGGGGCCGGGCTCAGCGCGCCTGGATGGAGAAGGGCGTCAAGAACGCCCGCCGGAAGGCGCCGGACAACGACAAGGTCGGGCGGAAGTTCCGCTCCGAGGCGACCGAGAAACAAGCCTCCAAGGCCCGGCAGACCGAGCGCCTGATCGAGCGGCTGGACGTCGTCGAGGAGCCCCGCAAGGAGTGGGAGCTGCGCATGACGATCGCGACGGCACCCCGGGCCGGTGCGGTGGTGGCGACCCTGCGCGGTGCGGTCGTGCGCCGCGGCGACTTCACGCTCGGCCCCGTCGACCTCCAGCTCGACTGGGCCGACCGGGCGGTACTGACCGGGGCGAACGGCTCTGGCAAGTCGACGCTGCTCGGCGTCCTACTGGGGAAGATCAGCCCCGACGAAGGGTCGGCCGCGCTCGGGCCGGGTGTGGTCGTCGGCGAGATCGACCAGGCTCGTGGTCTGTTCGCCGGGGAGACCACGGTGGTGGACGTGTTCGGGGCCGCGGTGCCGGAGCAGAATCCCGGGGAGATCCGGACCCTGCTGGCGAAGTTCGGCTTGAAGGCCGCGCACGTGCACCGGGCGGCGGGGTCGCTCTCACCGGGGGAGCGGACCCGCGCCGGGCTGGCGTTGTTGCAGGCGCGCGGGGTGAATCTGCTGGTGCTCGACGAGCCGACGAACCACCTCGACCTACCGGCGATCGAGCAACTGGAATCCGCGCTGGCGACGTACCCCGGGACGCTGCTGTTGGTGACCCACGACCGCCGGATGCTCGAGACCGTGGAGACGAACCGGCGCTTCCACGCCGACGCCGGAAAGGTCACCGAGCTCTAACTCTCCACGATGTCCTTCAGCGGCGTCGCCTGCAGGATGCTGGGCGGCGCGTTCCACTTCTGCAGCGTCGACCCATCGCACTTCGCGACGACGATCTTCGAGATCTGCTGGCCGATGGAGTACAGGTCGGGGTTGTCGGCGTTCGGGTCGGTGGGCGACAGGCAGTACCCGGACTGGTCGACGATCGTGTAGCTCGTCGCGTACGTACCGGTGTTGCCGAAGAACCGCCAGCGCAGTTCCTGGGCGGTCGACGTCGTGCTGCAGCTGACGATCCGCACGTACTGCCCTCGCACGGTCGAGCGCGGACTGCGCAGGCAGTACAGACCGCCCTTGTTCGTGGTGACCAGCGACTCCACTCCGGTGGTGTTGTCGACGATCGTCGGTGTCGTCCACTTCTGGTTCCACGCCACGTTGGCCGGGTTCGGGGCCTGCTTGCACTGCCACGAGATGAGGTGGTCGGCGTCCGTCTTCTGACCGGTGACGTCGAGGCAGCGTCCGAACTGTTTGAAGTTGACCAGCTGGCTGACGGCCGCGCCGGCCGCGCCGGCGCCCGCGGTCGCTTCCGGGAAGAAGGACTGCACGTTGCTGTTGCTCACCTGGCACTTCGAGCCCGACGCGGATCCGAGCACGACGAAACTGCCCGCGACGTTGGGCGTCTGGACGTTGAAGCAGTAGCCGTTGAGCGTCGAACCGTTCGACGTGCCCTCGAAGTTGGCGCTGTCGTTGTAGCTCCACTGCTGCTGCGGCTGCGTGGTCGTCGCACACGGCTGCACGTACACGACTTTGCCGACGGCCTGTGGGGTCCCGGCGTCCAGGCACATGCCGAGCGGCATCGTCGGTGTCCTCGACGACACCAGGCTGAGCGTCAGGTTCGTGTTGTACGCCCACATCTGTGCGACGCTGCCGGCGCTGCACGGCCGCATGGTCAGCGGTGTTCCCGCGGCCGGTGAGCCGGAGCCGGCGTCGAAGCACAGGTCGGTGGTGCTGGCGGTCTTGTAGACGTGGACGAGCCCGCCGGAGATGTTCACGTCGCTGGTCTTGAACGCGTAGGTGCCCCGGAGCGTCCGGATGGTCTTCCGGGTGGAGATTTCGGAGTTCGGTGTGTACGTGCCGGTGGACCGCAGCAGCGCGTAGGCCGGCGTGCTGAACGCGCCGGCGCCGCTGATGCAGCGGATCGTGTTGGCGGCGAGCCACGCCGCCGACCGGTTCTGCGGATCGACCGGGTAGTAGTCGATCTCCACCGTGTACGAGGCCTTCGCTGCCGCGCTCACCGCGGCGACGGTGCCGGAGAGATCGACGCAGGGGAGCTCGGTCAGCACCCCGGTCGCTTTCCCGTCGTTCGCGGCGCGGATGTGCGCGAGCGCGACGTCCAGGCCGGTCTGGGCGGCGTTGAGCGCGGCGACCCGGGCGATCTGGCTGCGGGTGTTCGTGTTCTGCGCGATCACGGTATTGACGAGCAACGTCGAGAGCAGCACGCCGACCATCGTCACCAGCAGCGCGACCGGTAGCGATCCCCGCTCGTCCTGTCTCACGAGACCCCCCGCCCCTCCGCGCACGCCGTGGTGCTCGACGTGGTCAGCGTCGTGTTCAGCGCGGTGAACGTCGCGCTGAACTGCCGGGTGGTGGACCTGGCCGGGCCGCCGGCCGTCGCGGTCAGCGTGATGCCGAGCCGCTGGAAGTTGTGCGTGGCGTCGGCGGCCGTCACGGTGAACGGCGTGGTGGCGGAGACCCCGTTCGCCAGCTGGGTCCACGGGGTCGGGGCGAGCGCCCCGGTGCCCTGTACCCAGGTGCGCTGCTGGAGTTCGCCGGTGGAGGGCCGCAGCCGCAGCTGCGTGCAGACCGGTACGCCGGTAGAGGTGGTGAGGAACTCGACGTAGGGCTCGCCGTTGACCACACCCGGGGTGCTCACCCCGGACGCGTAGCGCACCTGGCGGTCGAGCCGTCCGAATGCGATACCGAGCTGCTGCTGGGCGTCGGCGATCGCCTGCGCCCGGTTCGCCGACGAGTACAGCGAGAGGATGCTCGTCGTCGAGACGCCCATGAACACCGCGGTGATCACCATCGAGACCACCGCTTCGGCGAGCGTGTACCCGGAGTCGTCGGCCAACCGCGGAAGCCGGATCATGTCACCGTCCAGACGAACATCCAGTGCGACTTCTTGCTCGCCGTGTCGGTCGCCGTGAGCTTCGTGAGGTACGTGCCGGCCGCGGTCGGGGTACCCGAGACCGTGCCGGAGGCCGGGTTGATCGACATGCCGGTCGGTAGGCCCGTCGCCGACCACGCCTTGGCTCCTGTCCCCCCGGCGACGCCCGGCGAGAACGAGTCCGCCGTCCCGACCCGCGTCGAGCGAGCCGTCGGGGCCGTCGTGATCCGCAGCCCGGTACTCGTGGTGACCGTGGTGACGATCTGGAGCTGCTCGAAGTTGCCCTTGGTGTCGGTCACCCGGAACGTGACCAGGAACCGGCCGGCCGCCGCGAGGACCCCGTTGACCTGGCCGGTCTTCGGGTCGTACGAGACGCCATCGGGCAGGTCGGTCGCGTACCAGGTGTAGGGCGGGGCGCCGCCGGTCGCGCTGGCCGGCACCGCGAAGACTGTGCCCAGGCCCCCGGACTGGTCTCCGCGCGGCCACTTGACGTACGGGCCGACGGTCCAGAGGAACTGGGTGCTGGCGGTCTTGCCCGCCGCGTCGGTGACCGTCACCTTGACGACGTACTCGCTGGGGTACGTGGGCGTGCCGGTGATGATGCCGGTTGTCGCGTTCAGCGTCAGCCCGGGCGGTAGACCGGCCGTCTGCCAGAACCCCACGCTGCTGGGCACACCGGCCGCCGAATACTTGTACGGGGCGACGCCGCCGGAGGCCACGAGCTGCAACGGGGTGGCCGGACGATTCGTCAGCGTGGACTGGTCGGCGGGCGTCGTGATGCTCAACGCCGGCTTGACCACCCAGGAGAAGGTCGTGGCGGCGGCCTTCCCGAACGTGTCGGTGACGGTCAGCGTCACCGACCTGGTGCCGACCGTCGTCGGCGCGCCGGAGATCGTGCCGGTGGCGGCATCGATCGAGAGGCCCGGCGGCAGCCCGGCCGCTACCCAGGTCATCGGCGACGTCCCGCCGGCCAGCGTCGGCGTGAACGTCAGCGCGGTACCGGCGATGCTGGTGATCGTGCCGGGGTTGGTCAGGGCGGGGAGGGCGGCGATCACCCAGGAGAACGCCGCCGAGCCGGTCAGGCCGAATCCGTCCGTGGCGCTGGCCACGACGGAGTACGTGCCGGCCGTCGTCGGTGTGCCGGTCACGATGCCGCTGGAGTTCATCGTCAGGCCCGGCGGCAGGCCGGAGGCGTTCCAGGTCAGCGGCGGCGCACCACCGATCGCGGTGACCTCCAGCCGCACCGGAACGGTCAGCTCACCGTTCTGCCGCCCGGGGTTGACGACCTGCGGCGCCTGGGCGGTCTCGTTGGTGTTGAAAATCGGGTCGGTCGCCGCCGCGCTGACCAGCGTCGCGGCCACCTGGCTGCAGCCGCGGTCCGGGCAGCCGGTGCCGGCCCAGGTGACCACGACGACCACCCGGTAGAACAGCACGGCGTTCGGGAGCGAGGCGGCCGTGCAGTCGCCGCCGAGTAGCGGCTGCCAGCAGCGCCCGACGTACCAGCTGCGGGCGAACCTCATCCGGTTGAGTTCGATCAGCTCCGATGCGAGAGGCAGTGGGGCTACCTCCTCCGGAGCCACTTGGTCGTCCCAGGTCTGCTCCATCGTGCTCAAGTACGGGTGGACGGGGGAGTCGGCGGTGACCGCCGACCACTGCGCCTCCGCGCTGGCCCGGTCGCGGCCGGTGGTGACCGACGATCCCCGGAGCGCGCGGACCCGTTCCAGCCCGTCGCTGATCAGCTGGATCGCCGTCTGGGTGTTGCTCTGGACGTTCGTCGCGCGGACGCTGTTGGTGAAGAAGCTGGTGAGAGCGGCCATCACGACACCGATCAGCGTCATCGCGGTCATCAGCTCGATCAGGCTGAAACCGGCTTCGCCGTCGGCGGAGCCGACCCGGGCGCCACCGTCCGGGAGGCCGGCCCGGGGAACATCGGGAAGGCGTCCGCGCATCAGTCCGTCGTCTGTGTGCTCGTGGTCAGTGCGGAGCCGGCCACCGTCGGCGCCACGAACGCCCGCATGCCGAGCGTCAGGAGCACCGAGCCGCGCAGCGAGTTGCTGGACTCGTTGGGCACCGCGTTGGTGGTGCTGACCAGCACCGCCCGCGGCTGGACGCGCTGCAGCTGGTTCACGAAACCCTCCAGCTTGGACGCCGATCCGGTCGCGGTGATCGTGAGCGGCAGCGCGTAGACCGTCGCGCCGGCCGCGCCGTTGACCTGGGTCGGCGCGCCGACGATCAGGCCTTCCACCGCGACGCCCGCCCGGGTGGCGGAACTCTGCACGTCCCGCAGGAACGTGGAGAGCGCAAGGGTGGTGGGCAGCGCGGCGCGGGCGGCCTCGTACTCGCTGCGGTACTCGGCGAGGCGGCTGTTCTGGCTCCGCACCTCTGCCAGCCGGGAGCGGAGCGAGTCGACGGACGCCTGCGCGGTCTCGGTCTGCGCCCGCAGCTCCTCGGTCCGGGCGTTCTGCGGTCGGATCAGCAGGAACCCGCCGAGCGCGATCAGCAGCAGCGCGCCCACGACGCCGCCGGCCACCCAGAGCCGAACCGTATTGCCGCGGAGCGCGGCGGCGTCGAACAATCCGCTCGGCGCCCGGCTGCTCAGCTGGCTGAGGACCATCGTCGTCTCCGCTCAGTCGCTCTCGGACGTGTAGTGGTGGCTCAGCAGCGTGGGGGAGAGGTCAGCGCGGAGCGTGAAGTTGGACCCGTCCTCCTGGTCGGTGACGCCGGCCAGCAGGACGTTGCCGACCCCGGAGACCTTGCCGAGCGAGTCCACGTACCCGGCGATCGCGGACTTCGTCGTGCTGGTGCCGTTGATCGTCAGCGAGCCGATCGGGGTCTTGCCGTCGCTGCTGGGCAGACCCGACGCGGTCGTCGTGGAGCTGCCCCCGGTGGTCGGGTCGGTGAGCGCGATCGAGACGCCGGTCAGCTCCAGCCCCCGAGGCGCGGCCGCGCGCAGCCTGGCGAGCAGCGTCGACCACTGGACGTCGGTGGCGAGCAGCGTCGACAGCTGGTTGTTGATCTGCGTCGACTGGGTCTGGGCGTTGATCAGTTCGCTGTAGGCGCGCATCTGCTGGCGCAGCCCGATCGCCTCGGTCTCGGCCGCGGCGAGCTTCTCCTCCTGTCGGGCGGACTGCCAGTGCGCCAGCGCGTACCAGGCGGCCAGAAGCACCAGGACGGTGCCGAGGGCGGCCAGCACGATCAGGCGGATCCGGCCGACCTGGCGCTGCTGCACCACCTCGGGCGGGAGCAGGTTGGCGCTCAACGTGAGCAGCCGGTGTGCCGAGCCGTCCGGCACCGTCGGGGTCTCCACGGTCGTCATCGGGGTGCTCCTCCCGGCCGCGGACCGCCCGGCCGCCGGTCGCGCGGCCTCACGCCGCCCCCAGCGTCAGGCCGATCGAGATCGTCGCGGCGAGCGGAACGGTGTTCACACCGTCGTGCCGCGTCCGGCGGGTCCGACGCAGCCGCGACAACGGATCGGCCTGCTCGACCTGGAGGCCGAGCTGGTCGGCGAGGGTGTCGGTCAGGCCGGGTAGCTGGCCGCCGCCGCCGGCGAGGACCAGCCGGGCCACCTGGCTGTGCCGCCCCGCCGTGCTCAGATAGGCGAACGATCCGCGGATCTCGTTGAGCAGCGGCCGGATCGCCTCGCGCACCGTGTCGGCGACCTCCGGCCCGTGCTCCGTCCACAGCCCGATCCGGCACTTCAGCGCCTCGGCCTCCGGCAGCGGGACGCCGAGCCGGGTGGCGAGCGCCGAGGTGATCTCCGCGCCGCCCCGCGGGATCGTGCGGACGATCAGCGGGACGCCGTCGGAGTGCACGACGACCGTCGTGATCTGGGTACCGACGTCGACGATCGCCTCGACCTGGTCGTCGAGGCGGGCGGCGGCGCGCAGCAGCGCCAGTGACGCGAGGTCCACGCGGAGGACGCTGAGCCCGCCGTTCTCGACGGCCTCCACCGCGGCGAGGATCGGCTCCTTCGGCGCGGCGACGAGCAGGCCGCGGATCGTCTCGCCGCGGCCGGGCTCCTCGAGCGGCAGGAAGTCCAGCACCGACCGTTCGACCGGCAGCGGCAACAAGTCGCGAACCTGAAACGGTAGCGAGGCCCGGAGGTCCTTGGCCGGCAGGTTCGCCACCGTCATCTCGCGGACGACCGCCTGCATGTTGGTCACGCCGAGCACGACCTGCTTGGTCTTGAACGGCGCGGCGGCCCGCAACTGCCGGACCGCGAGCGTGACGACCTTCGGATCCTGGATGACGCCGCTCTGCACGGCGCCCGGCGGGAGCAGCACCTCGGCGTAGTTGGTCAGCAGCGGGCCTTCCTTGCCGTGGCTGGCCTCCACCGCCCGCATCGACGTGCAGCCGATGTCCAGGCCGATGATGGTTGCGACCGCCATGCGCTGCTCCTTCGGTCGGTCGGCCCGCTCAGCCGGCCACGTAGACGACGGACGCGTACCAGTTCGCGATCGGCGGGGCCGCGAACACCGCCAGCAGCCCACCGGCCAGCATCGACGGTCCGAACGGGATAGGGGTCTTCCCGGTGGCCCGCCGGGTGGCCAGCAGGATCACGCCGACGGTGCCGCCGAGCAGGAACGCGGTGAACGTCCCGACCCAGACCGAACTCCAGCCCAGCCAGCCCAGGTAGAGGCCGAGCAGACCGGCGAGCTTGACGTCGCCGAAGCCCATGCCACCCGGGTAGGCGAGGGCCATCAGCCAGTAGGCGCCGTAGAGCACGGTCATCGCGGTGATCGCCCGGGTGGCCGCCGCCCAGTCGGAGCTGAGGGCGGCGGCGGTGAGCAGCAGCGCCGCTCCGACTCCGTACGACGGCAGGACGATCCGGTTCGGCAGACGCTGGACGTCCAGGTCGATCAGCGTCAGCGGCACCGCGATCGCGGCCAGGTACAGGTAGGCGGGGAGCGCCCACGTGACACCGAACCGGGCCGTGATCGCGACGAACAGCAGCGCGGTGCCGAGCTCGACCAGCGGGTAGCGGACGCTGATCGGAGTGCGGCAGTCGGCGCACCGCCCGCCGAGCACGAGCCACCCCACCACCGGCACGTTGTGCCGGTGGCGGATCGGCGCCTCGCAGGCAGGGCAGTGCGACGCCGGGCGGAGCAGCGACTCGTCGCGTGGCACTCGATGCACCACGACGTTCAGGAACGAGCCGACCGCCAGCCCGAGCACTCCGGCCAGGACCAGGATCATCGTCGGGTCAGCCGTTGGCCGTCAGGCAGGCGTCGACGTCGGTCGCGCTGGACTTCGCCACCGACTTGCTGGTCGACGAGTTGTACGAATAGACGGTCTTTCCGTCGGTGTTCTGGCCGCAGATTACGTAGTACGTGTCGTTGTTCTTGACCGCGAGGATGTTGTTGCTCGAGACCGTGACCGTTCCGTTCGTGCCGGTGCCGGTCTTGGGCTCCAGAGTCAAGTTCTGTCCCGCACTGCCCTTCACGTCCTTGGGGTACTGGTTGCCGTTCGCGGTATAGAACTGCTCGACCGCGCTGAT carries:
- a CDS encoding type II secretion system protein — translated: MTALLRRRPGQDEDRDRGFTLIELLVVVVIIGVLIAIAVPLYSNYKKGAANTSASSDVRGAISAVEQFYTANGNQYPKDVKGSAGQNLTLEPKTGTGTNGTVTVSSNNILAVKNNDTYYVICGQNTDGKTVYSYNSSTSKSVAKSSATDVDACLTANG